One segment of Nostoc flagelliforme CCNUN1 DNA contains the following:
- a CDS encoding Hsp70 family protein encodes MAIAIDFGTSNTVIARWNPVTQQPETLNLPGLSIKQSLNPPLIPSLVYVEDATQNQVLVGQQVRDRGLDLKGETRFFRSFKRGIGADIQGFLPELDGQIVTFEQVGQWFLTKVIEELAPLEGGLDSLVLTVPVDSFEAYRHWLGKVCQALPVEQVRMLDEPTAAALGYGLADQEILLVIDFGGGTLDLSLVRLDQGVQATTKPLGFLLKWGNKSLAEDSKQKVKTARVLAKAGQNLGGTDIDNWLVDYFAKTQELAISPLTTRLAERVKIQLSTQNQASEVYFDDETFESYELELNRDTFENILKEHAFFELLDESMTTLLQQARRQGIELPDINAVLLVGGTVQLPAVQTWIKQYFEPEKIRCERPFEAIAQGALQLAQGIQIKDFLYHSYGIRYWDRRNQRHKWHSLIKAGQAYPMSQPVELVLGASLENQPSIELIMGELGADTGSTEVYFDGDRLITRRMDNTETSVKPLNDQEGARTIAQLTPAGYPGSDRIKILFQVDEQRFLRITVEDLLTNDTLLENQLVAQLS; translated from the coding sequence ATGGCGATCGCAATCGATTTTGGTACTAGCAACACAGTCATTGCTCGTTGGAACCCTGTAACCCAACAGCCAGAAACCCTGAATCTACCAGGTTTATCAATTAAACAAAGCCTCAATCCGCCACTGATTCCCAGCTTGGTTTATGTTGAAGACGCAACCCAAAATCAAGTCTTAGTCGGGCAACAAGTACGCGATCGCGGTCTTGACCTCAAGGGCGAAACGCGATTTTTCCGCAGCTTCAAGCGGGGTATTGGTGCAGATATCCAAGGTTTCTTACCTGAACTAGATGGGCAAATTGTCACCTTTGAGCAAGTAGGGCAATGGTTCCTCACCAAAGTAATTGAAGAACTAGCACCCCTGGAAGGAGGGTTAGACTCTCTAGTGTTAACCGTACCCGTAGACAGTTTTGAAGCTTATCGTCACTGGTTGGGGAAAGTTTGTCAAGCCCTCCCGGTAGAACAGGTGCGGATGCTAGATGAACCCACAGCCGCCGCCTTGGGTTATGGTTTGGCAGATCAAGAAATTCTCTTGGTGATTGACTTTGGCGGTGGCACTTTGGATTTATCTCTTGTCCGGTTGGATCAAGGCGTGCAAGCAACCACAAAGCCGCTCGGATTTCTCCTCAAGTGGGGTAATAAGTCTCTGGCTGAAGATTCAAAACAAAAAGTAAAAACTGCCCGTGTATTGGCGAAAGCTGGGCAAAATTTGGGCGGTACTGATATTGATAATTGGTTGGTAGATTACTTTGCCAAAACTCAAGAATTGGCGATAAGTCCATTGACAACAAGATTGGCAGAACGGGTAAAAATTCAGCTATCAACTCAAAATCAAGCTAGTGAAGTTTATTTTGATGATGAGACATTTGAAAGTTATGAACTGGAACTAAACCGGGACACTTTTGAAAATATCCTCAAAGAACATGCATTTTTTGAATTATTAGATGAGTCGATGACGACGCTGTTGCAGCAAGCAAGACGTCAAGGAATAGAACTTCCAGATATCAATGCAGTTTTATTAGTTGGTGGGACAGTGCAATTACCAGCAGTGCAGACATGGATCAAACAGTATTTTGAGCCAGAAAAAATCCGTTGCGAACGTCCCTTTGAAGCGATCGCTCAAGGTGCATTACAGTTAGCACAAGGGATACAAATCAAAGACTTTCTGTATCATAGTTATGGTATCCGCTACTGGGATCGCCGCAATCAGCGTCACAAATGGCATTCTCTGATTAAAGCTGGACAAGCATACCCAATGAGTCAGCCAGTGGAATTAGTCTTAGGCGCTTCACTAGAAAATCAGCCCAGCATTGAACTAATTATGGGAGAATTGGGAGCAGATACGGGTAGTACTGAAGTTTATTTTGATGGCGATCGCTTAATTACTCGCCGTATGGACAATACTGAAACCAGCGTCAAACCTCTCAACGATCAAGAAGGCGCGAGGACAATTGCCCAACTGACACCAGCCGGATATCCTGGAAGCGATCGTATAAAAATTCTCTTTCAAGTTGATGAGCAACGGTTTTTGCGAATCACCGTTGAAGACTTATTAACGAATGATACGCTGTTGGAAAATCAACTTGTGGCACAGTTGAGTTAA
- a CDS encoding type II toxin-antitoxin system VapC family toxin produces the protein MTFLCDTNIISELVRLQPNSGVVKWAEKVSSIVLSAITVEEIFYGLTSKPNPRIQIWFESFLENDCQVLPITIEIAKRSGELRGQLRLSGKTHTQADMMIAATAQIHQLTLVTRNIRDFDGCGIPLLNPFS, from the coding sequence ATGACTTTTCTGTGTGACACTAACATTATCAGCGAATTAGTAAGACTACAACCTAACTCTGGTGTAGTGAAATGGGCAGAAAAAGTTTCCTCAATAGTTCTGAGTGCAATCACCGTTGAAGAAATATTTTACGGACTGACATCCAAGCCTAATCCTAGAATTCAAATATGGTTTGAAAGTTTTTTGGAAAATGACTGTCAAGTATTGCCTATCACCATTGAAATTGCCAAACGCTCCGGTGAATTGCGAGGTCAACTAAGATTAAGTGGGAAAACACACACCCAAGCAGATATGATGATTGCTGCTACTGCTCAAATTCATCAATTGACTTTAGTAACGCGCAACATCCGGGATTTCGACGGTTGCGGTATCCCACTTTTAAATCCTTTTAGTTAA